The window CAGGCGGCCGTTGCCCGGCGCCCGGCGCGAAGGGATTGCGGATGGGGTCCACTCTGCCAAGCTATCGACGTATCTAGCGCAAGCCCGATATTCCGCCATAGACAGCTAGGGCGTGTCGCCGAGGTTCGACCGGATGGCCGTACATAGAGACGAACAGGTCTGCAGCCCTGCTCGTCCCTACCCCCAGCGCGCACTACGACGTCGCGCTAGGCGTCCAGGTTCCGTTCCGCGTAGATCTTCATCGCGTCCCGGACGAATTCCGCCGTCGCGCCTTCGAACCCGTAGCGCGGGTCGTCGACGTACAGCTGTCCGAGTCCCGCGAAGTACCCCGCGGACACCGACGACAGCGCCGGCCGGAGCCACGCGTGCAGCCGCTGCGTGATCGCCTGGACCTCGTCGGCGTCCGCCGCGAGCCCGGCCGCGCGGGCTGACCCGAACGCGGCGGAGATGTCCACCTGCTCCTGCTGGTGGGCCTGCTTCTCCTCGGCCGACAGCGAGCGCCACCACTCGTCGCCCGTGCGGTACGCCGAAGCGCCCCAGCGTTCGGTCACTTCCTTCTCGTACTTCGTGTGGTCGAAGCCGTCGAAGACTTCGTCTGCCATCAGTCGTTCACCTCCCTTCAGTTTCCGTAGCGTGGTCCGGACCGAGTCGATCTGCCGTCCGATCCGGCGCCGCTCCTGTTCGAGCAGCTCCAGGTGGGTTTCGAGCGCCGCGACGCTGTCGCCTTGCCCGTCCAGGACCTGCGCGATGGCTGGGAGCCCGAGGCCGAGTTCGCGCAGCAGGAGGATCCGCTGCAGCCGGACGAGTGCCTGCTCGTCGTAGTAGCGGTAGCCGTTGCTGCCGACGCGGCTGGGCTCGAGCAGGCCGACCGCGCCGTAGTGGCGCAGCGTCCGGCTCGTGGTCCCGGCCGAGCGGGCGATGTCCTGGATCGACCACTCCATGACCGGAACGATAGAAGTTGACGCAGCGTCAAGGTCAACCGCTAAAGCTTTCTAGGGCTGTCTAGCGAAGCCAAGATATTTCCGCAGAAACCCCGATGAGGATTCGAGCGTGGGCGGAGCGGGCACCCAAGCGCTAGGTTCGACCAGGCAGCGGCCCGTACGAGGAAGGCTATGACCGTGATACTCCGTCGAGTGGCACGTCCCCTGCTCGCCACGATCTTCGTGACGGGCGGGATCAATGCGCTGAGGCAGGCCGAGGGCCACGCCAAGGCGGCGGAACCGTTCCTGAACAACGCGTTCGAGAAGTTCGGCGACGTCGTCCCGCAGCAGGTCCCCCGCGACCCGGTGACGCTGGTCCGGATCGACGCCGCGGTGAAGATCGGTGCCGGTCTCGCGCTCGCGTCCGGCAAGGCGCCGCGGCTCGCGGCCGGGCTGCTCCTCGGCAGCCTGGTGCCGACGACGCTTTCGACGCACAGCTTCTGGACCATCAAGGACCCGGGCGAGCGCCAGCATCAGCAGATCCAGTTCTTCAAGAACGCGAGCCTGGCCGGTGGCCTGCTGCTCGCGGTCAGCGACACGCACGGAAAGCCGTCGGCGGCTTGGCGCGCGCGTCACGCCGCGAAGGACGTCGGGGCCGCGGCCGGGAAGCTGAGCCGCAAGGCCGAGAAGCGCGCGAACAAGCTCGCGAAGCGGGCCCAGAAGGCCCTCCCCAACTGACGCGAAAGGGCCGCCCCTCGCGAGGGGCGGCCCTTTTCGTGCGCGTTACTTCTCCAGGATCGCGGTGACGCCCTGGCCGCCGGCCGCGCAGATCGAGATCAGGCCGCGGCCGGATCCCTTCTCGTGCAGCAGCTTCGCCAGCGTCGCGACGATCCGGCCGCCGGTCGCGGCGAACGGGTGCCCGGCCGCCAGCGACGAGCCGTTGACGTTGAGCTTCGCCCGGTCGATCGCGCCGAGCGGCGCGTCCAGCTCCAGCTTCTCCTTGGCGAACACCGGGTCCTCCCACGCCTTCAGCGTGGCCAGCACCTGCGACGCGAACGCCTCGTGGATCTCGTAGAAGTCGAAGTCCTGCAGCGAAAGCCCGGCCCGCGCGAGCATCCGCGGCACGGCGTACGCGGGCGCCATGAGCAGGCCCTCTTCACCGTGAACGTAGTCGACGGCCGCGGTCTGCGAGAACGTCAGGTACGCCAGCACCGGCAGCTTGTGCGCCTTCGCCCACTCGTCGGTGGCGAGCAGGACGGTCGACGCGCCGTCGGTCAGCGGCGTCGAGTTGCCCGCCGTCATCGTGCCGCCCGGACCGCCGAAGGCCGGCTTGAGCTTGGCGAGCTTCTCCGCGGTCGAGTCGGCGCGCAGGTTCTGGTCACGCGCGAGCTTGAGGAACGGCGTCACGAGGTCGTCGAAGAAGCCGCGGTCGTAAGCGGCGGCGAGCTTCTGATGACTGCTCGCGGCCAGCTCGTCCTGCGCCTCGCGGGTGATCTCCCAGACCTTCGCTGTCAGCGCCGCGTGCTCGCCCATCGAGAGGCCGGTGCGCGGCTCTTCGTTGCGCGGGATCGCCGGGACGATGTGTCCTGGTCGGATCTTCGCGACGAGCTTGAGCCGGTCGCCGAGCGTCTTGGCGGCGTTCAGCCCGATGAGGATCTGGCGCAGGTCTTCGTTCACGGCCAGCGGCGCGTCGCTCGTCGTGTCGACGCCGCCGGCGATGGCCGAATCGATCTGGCCCAGCGCGATCTTGTTCGCGACGTTGACGATGGCCTGCAGGCCGGTGCCGCACGCCATCTGGACGTCGGACGCGGGCGTCGCGGGCGAGAGCTTGCTGCCCAGCACGCTCTCGCGGGCCAGGTTGAAGTCCTTCGAGTGCTTGAGCACGGCGCCGGCGGCGACCTCGCCGATCACCTCGCCCTGCAGCGAGAAACGGCTGACCAGGCCGTCGAGCGCCGCGGTGAACATGTCCTGGTTCGACGCTTTCGCGTACGGGCCGTTGGATCGCGCGAAGGGGATGCGGTTGCCCCCGATGATCGCGACCTTGCGAACGGCAGGCGTCTTCTTCGGCGGCATGACTCCACCTCTCTGGTCGGCTCTCTCACACTGTAACCTACTGGGGAGTAGGTTAGACTGCGACGTGACGCAGACTGCACGGGAGGCAACCGATGGCTGACAGGTACCAGCAGTTCACGAAAACCCCGGTGGGGAAGTTCGTGGTGCCGAAGCTCGGCCTGCCCAACCCCGCCACGCTGCGCCGGTACCAGCCCGGGCAACCCGCCCTCGAGGGTCCCGCACTTCTCGGCGCCGCGCCCGGCGGACGGCTGGAAAAGACCCTTCGCGACCAGCTGGCCGACGCCGGCATCGAGGTCGTCACCTCGGCGGTCGACCGGCACGCGGCGCTCGTCTTCGACGCCACCGGCATCACCGACCCCGCGCGCCTGCGTGAGGTCTACGACTTCTTCCACCCGGTGATCCGCAGCGTCGGGCCGTCCGGCCGGGTCGTCGTCCTGGGCACGCCGCCGGAGCAGGTCGAAGGCCGCGAGCGGATCGCCCAGCGCGCTCTCGAGGGCTTCGTGCGCTCCGTCGGTAAGGAGCTGAAGCGCGGCGCGACGGCTCAGCTCGTGTACGTCGCCGAAGGCGCCGAAGAGGCGACGGAGTCAACGCTGCGCTTCCTGCTCTCCGCGAAGTCGGCGTTCGTCGACGCGCAGGTCATCCGGATCGGCGCCGAGGGCAAGACGGCGTCCGCGCCGTCGAACTGGGAGAAGCCCCTCGACGGCAAGGTCGCCTTGGTCACCGGCGCGTCGCGCGGCATCGGCGCGGCGATCGCCGAGGTGCTGGCCCGCGACGGCGCGCACGTCGTCGCACTCGACATCCCCGCCCAGGGCGGCGACCTGTCGAAGGTGGCGAACAAGATCGGCGGCTCGTCGCTGCAGCTCGACATCACTTCGCCCAGCGCGCCCGCGAAGCTCGCGGAGTACCTGAAGGAGCGTCACGGCGGTGTCGACGTCGTTGTCCACAACGCGGGCATCACGCGCGACAAGACGCTGGGCAACATGAGCGAGAGCGCGTGGGACTCGGTGATCGCGGTGAACCTGGCGGCGCAGCTCGCGGTGAACGACAAGCTGCTCGGCGATCGCGTGCTGAACGAGAACGGCCGCATCATCGGCGTCTCGTCGATCGCCGGGATCGCCGGCAACGTCGGCCAGACGAACTACGCGACGTCGAAGGCGGGTGTGATCGGCATGGTGAACGTCGGCGCGCCGCAGCTCGCGGCGTACGGCGGCACGATCAACGCCGTCGCGCCCGGGTTCATCGAGACCAAAATGACCGCGGCGGTCCCGCTGTTCATCCGCGAGGCCGGGCGGCGGCTGTCGAGCCTCGGCCAGGGCGGCCTGCCGGTCGACGTCGCCGAGACGATCGCCTGGTACGCGAACCCGGCGTCGGCCGCGGTGAACGGCAACGTGGTCCGCGTCTGCGGCCAGGCCCTGCTGGGAGCGTGACGTGGCGATCCGCGAACTCGACAGCACGCCCAGCCTGGCGACGCTGTACCCGAAGGCCCTGCTCGGCGGTGTCCTGCGCAAGCCGTCCGGCTCGGCTTTGCCGGACACCGAGCTGGTGCGCACCGGTGTCGTCGTCGACCCGGCGCACGTGGCGGCGTACGACACGGTCTGCGGCTTCCGGCTGAGCGACGAGCTGCCGGTGACGTACCCGCACATGCTGGCGTTCCCGCTGCAGATGGCGCTGATGACCGAGCCGGGGTTCCCGTTCCCGCTGCTCGGCATGGTGCACGTGGCGAACCGCATCACCCAGCACCGCGCGCTGCGCCTGGACGAGCCGCTGACCGTGCGCGTGCGCGCGGAGAACCTGCGCCCGCACGAGAAGGGCCGTCAGTTCGACGTCGTCAGCGAAGCCTGGGCCGGGGACGACCTGGTGTGGGTCGACGTCAGCACGTACCTGCGTCGCGGCTCTTCCTCGGGTTCTTCTTCGCGGCGAGACCAGCTGGTGCCGCCGACCCCGGACGCGATCTGGCGCGTCCCGGCCGACATCGGCCGGCGGTACGCGGAAGTGTCGGGCGACCGCAACCCGATCCACCTGCACCCGCTGACGGCCCGCCTGTTCGGCTTCCCGAAGGCGATCGCCCACGGCATGTGGACGAAGGCCCACGCACTGGCCGCCTTCGAAGGCCGGCTGCCGTCGGCGTTCACGATCGACGTCCGCTTCAAGCAGCCGGTGCTGCTGCCGGCCAAGGCGTCGTTCACGTCGTGGGCCACCCCGGAGGGCTGGGCGTTCGAGCTGTGGAGCAAGTCGAAGCCGCACCTGGAAGGCTCGATCAGCTCACTCTGACGGCTTCCAGACCGCGCCCTCGATGAGGTCGTTGAAGCCCAGCCAGACGAGGTTCATCAGCCAGGACGCGAGGACGCCGTCGGAGATGTCGGGGTGGTCGAGGGCCCAGTCGGCCAGCGACTCGGCCGCCCCGACCAGGGCCGCGGACAGGCCTTCGCCGGAGAACTCGGCCTGCTCGCCGACGCCCTTGCGGGTGCCCGCCGACACGACCAGGGCCGCGACCAGCTGGATCGCGCGTACCCGCATGTCGGTGACCTCCGCGGCGAACGTGCCACCGACGGTCAGGGCCTGGCGGTGCAGCACCGTCCACGACTCGCGGTACTCCGCGACGAAGCGGTAGAACGACCGCAGGCCGTGCCAAAGCTGCATGTCCGGCGGCAGGTCAGGCTGGACGCCGGCCTGGATGGCCTCGAGCAGCCGCGTCGCCTCGCGGCGGATGCACGCACCGAACAGGTCCTCCTTGGACCCGAGGTAGGTGTAGATCATCGGCTTCGAGACGCCGGCGACGTCGGAGATCTCGTCCATCGAGGCCGCGTGGTAGCCGTGGCGCGAGAACACCTGGACGGCGGCGTCCAGGATCTGCCGCTCGCGTACCGCGCGCGGCAGCCGCCGGGCCCGCTCGGGCGGACGCTGATCATCCTCTGACACGCTGGACCTCCCTGTTGCTGCCCGGAGACGGTACCGGGCGCTGCCCCGGGAGGGTGATTTCGGCACGCTTGCCCGCCTACCTACTGGCGGGTAGCCTACGGGTGAGTAACTTGAGAGGGAGTGACCATGGCCGACAACGCCGGGATGACCAGCGCAGATCAGGTCGCGGAGCTCCGTGGGGCGGCGCTCCTGGACGCACTGGAGCGGCTCGACCCGCTCGGCCCCGAAGCGCACACCCTCGACGTCAACGCGCTCGCCGACGCGGTCAACCCACGCGATCTCGGCAAGGATGATTTCCGCCGCCTGCTGAGCACGCTGTTGCGGCTGGCCGAGCGCGCACCGGCGTTCGACCTGAGCAAGGTCGACCCGGCGCGCTTCGCCTCCCTGGTGGCCTCGGCGTCGCGCGCGCAACTCGAGAGCGTCGTCGCCGAGCGGCCCCTGCGCGAG of the Amycolatopsis sp. NBC_01488 genome contains:
- a CDS encoding acetyl-CoA C-acetyltransferase, which translates into the protein MPPKKTPAVRKVAIIGGNRIPFARSNGPYAKASNQDMFTAALDGLVSRFSLQGEVIGEVAAGAVLKHSKDFNLARESVLGSKLSPATPASDVQMACGTGLQAIVNVANKIALGQIDSAIAGGVDTTSDAPLAVNEDLRQILIGLNAAKTLGDRLKLVAKIRPGHIVPAIPRNEEPRTGLSMGEHAALTAKVWEITREAQDELAASSHQKLAAAYDRGFFDDLVTPFLKLARDQNLRADSTAEKLAKLKPAFGGPGGTMTAGNSTPLTDGASTVLLATDEWAKAHKLPVLAYLTFSQTAAVDYVHGEEGLLMAPAYAVPRMLARAGLSLQDFDFYEIHEAFASQVLATLKAWEDPVFAKEKLELDAPLGAIDRAKLNVNGSSLAAGHPFAATGGRIVATLAKLLHEKGSGRGLISICAAGGQGVTAILEK
- a CDS encoding DoxX family protein, which produces MTVILRRVARPLLATIFVTGGINALRQAEGHAKAAEPFLNNAFEKFGDVVPQQVPRDPVTLVRIDAAVKIGAGLALASGKAPRLAAGLLLGSLVPTTLSTHSFWTIKDPGERQHQQIQFFKNASLAGGLLLAVSDTHGKPSAAWRARHAAKDVGAAAGKLSRKAEKRANKLAKRAQKALPN
- a CDS encoding MerR family transcriptional regulator, which encodes MEWSIQDIARSAGTTSRTLRHYGAVGLLEPSRVGSNGYRYYDEQALVRLQRILLLRELGLGLPAIAQVLDGQGDSVAALETHLELLEQERRRIGRQIDSVRTTLRKLKGGERLMADEVFDGFDHTKYEKEVTERWGASAYRTGDEWWRSLSAEEKQAHQQEQVDISAAFGSARAAGLAADADEVQAITQRLHAWLRPALSSVSAGYFAGLGQLYVDDPRYGFEGATAEFVRDAMKIYAERNLDA
- a CDS encoding 3-oxoacyl-ACP reductase, producing MADRYQQFTKTPVGKFVVPKLGLPNPATLRRYQPGQPALEGPALLGAAPGGRLEKTLRDQLADAGIEVVTSAVDRHAALVFDATGITDPARLREVYDFFHPVIRSVGPSGRVVVLGTPPEQVEGRERIAQRALEGFVRSVGKELKRGATAQLVYVAEGAEEATESTLRFLLSAKSAFVDAQVIRIGAEGKTASAPSNWEKPLDGKVALVTGASRGIGAAIAEVLARDGAHVVALDIPAQGGDLSKVANKIGGSSLQLDITSPSAPAKLAEYLKERHGGVDVVVHNAGITRDKTLGNMSESAWDSVIAVNLAAQLAVNDKLLGDRVLNENGRIIGVSSIAGIAGNVGQTNYATSKAGVIGMVNVGAPQLAAYGGTINAVAPGFIETKMTAAVPLFIREAGRRLSSLGQGGLPVDVAETIAWYANPASAAVNGNVVRVCGQALLGA
- a CDS encoding TetR/AcrR family transcriptional regulator, coding for MSEDDQRPPERARRLPRAVRERQILDAAVQVFSRHGYHAASMDEISDVAGVSKPMIYTYLGSKEDLFGACIRREATRLLEAIQAGVQPDLPPDMQLWHGLRSFYRFVAEYRESWTVLHRQALTVGGTFAAEVTDMRVRAIQLVAALVVSAGTRKGVGEQAEFSGEGLSAALVGAAESLADWALDHPDISDGVLASWLMNLVWLGFNDLIEGAVWKPSE
- a CDS encoding MaoC family dehydratase, whose translation is MAIRELDSTPSLATLYPKALLGGVLRKPSGSALPDTELVRTGVVVDPAHVAAYDTVCGFRLSDELPVTYPHMLAFPLQMALMTEPGFPFPLLGMVHVANRITQHRALRLDEPLTVRVRAENLRPHEKGRQFDVVSEAWAGDDLVWVDVSTYLRRGSSSGSSSRRDQLVPPTPDAIWRVPADIGRRYAEVSGDRNPIHLHPLTARLFGFPKAIAHGMWTKAHALAAFEGRLPSAFTIDVRFKQPVLLPAKASFTSWATPEGWAFELWSKSKPHLEGSISSL